The Methylobacterium currus genome contains a region encoding:
- a CDS encoding TAT-variant-translocated molybdopterin oxidoreductase, producing the protein MSDHIGALRARLAAGDGPAFWRSLDAVADSPEFRAFLDTEYPAAARLAAAPDRRGFLKLMAASFAMSGLAACGQPDGRTQEIPYVRQPERIVPGAPLAYASAALIDGFANGITVTTRNGRPLKIEGNAEHPWSRGGTDVFGQASVLGLYDPFRLQTPQALGRPSSWQAFRAAMTGRFAALKAGDGGRGLHLLTGPVTSPSLAAQIAAMRRDFPEMRWHVSAPTGREALYEGARLAHGRPLETRWRFDRAQVLVSLDGDMLDPGPGQVGQARDWVEARRKAAAEGRLLALHHAGPSPNLTSAKADSPLALSSDGLDRLVRDLLAEAGGGTAEERRGPAAAWRQKAFAALNAARGSGLVLAGAQAGPELLAQVHRLNAALGNTGRTVFHTAPVPVLEPEPLAALAEAMRRGEVQVLVMLDVNPVYDAPGDLGFLEALARVPLKIHAGLYQDETAFHCDWNLPLAHPLEAWGDARSLDGTVTLIQPTIRPLYDGRSVPEILSILTDAEAKDGAALLDAHWRRPGEGEAAWTTRREAFLQAGFLADTALPPETVGVPVPATVAPSRPAPSPAGPARRVEVLFRPDAGVWDGSLANLAWLQELPKPLTKVVWGNVIAVSPVLAEREELRQGDVVTLEAEGRRIEGPVWIQPGQAEDTVTVSLGYGRKIPEQLADGLGYDAYRLRRSATPWRLTEATLAATGRKAPPVTTQNHGTMEGHDFVRVQAVGSAAPVASREAPPSLYPPAPTSPGGRYGHERAWGMVIDLDACIGCNACVTACQSENNIPVVGQEEVRLGRWLHWLRIDRYYEGGLDDPKTHFMPVPCMHCEQAPCEVGCPVEATVHDREGLNLMVYNRCVGTRACSSYCPYKVRRFNYLDYSGDTAPVQQQQRNPEVTVRARGVMEKCTYCVQRIAAGRIDSTKGDHAPIPDGAVETACQGACPTRAITFGDLRDSGSRVAAAAADPRNYGLLSELNTRPRTTYLARLVEQASVKDSSRDPSARPGGSL; encoded by the coding sequence ATGAGCGACCATATCGGCGCGCTCCGCGCCCGCCTCGCCGCCGGCGACGGCCCGGCCTTCTGGCGCAGCCTCGACGCGGTGGCGGATTCGCCCGAGTTCCGGGCCTTCCTCGACACCGAGTATCCGGCGGCCGCCCGCCTCGCCGCCGCGCCCGACCGGCGCGGCTTCCTCAAGCTGATGGCTGCCTCCTTCGCGATGAGCGGCCTTGCCGCCTGCGGCCAGCCGGACGGACGCACGCAGGAGATCCCCTATGTCCGCCAGCCCGAGCGGATCGTGCCGGGGGCGCCGCTCGCCTACGCCTCGGCGGCCCTGATCGACGGCTTCGCCAACGGCATCACGGTCACCACCCGCAACGGGCGCCCGCTCAAGATCGAGGGCAATGCCGAGCACCCGTGGAGCCGCGGCGGCACCGACGTGTTCGGCCAGGCCTCGGTGCTCGGGCTCTACGACCCGTTCCGGCTCCAGACGCCGCAAGCTCTCGGCCGTCCGAGTTCCTGGCAGGCCTTCCGCGCCGCGATGACCGGCCGCTTCGCGGCCCTGAAGGCCGGCGACGGCGGGCGCGGCCTCCACCTCCTCACCGGCCCGGTGACCTCGCCGTCGCTGGCCGCGCAAATCGCCGCGATGCGCCGGGATTTCCCGGAAATGCGCTGGCACGTCTCGGCCCCGACGGGGCGCGAGGCGCTCTACGAGGGCGCCCGCCTCGCCCATGGCCGCCCGCTCGAGACCCGCTGGCGCTTCGATCGGGCGCAGGTTCTCGTCTCGCTCGACGGCGACATGCTCGATCCCGGGCCGGGCCAGGTCGGGCAGGCGCGAGACTGGGTCGAGGCGCGCCGCAAGGCCGCCGCCGAGGGGCGGCTGCTCGCCCTCCACCATGCCGGCCCGAGCCCGAACCTGACCTCGGCCAAGGCCGATTCCCCCCTCGCGCTCAGTTCGGACGGCCTCGACCGGCTGGTACGCGACCTCCTCGCCGAGGCCGGGGGCGGCACGGCGGAGGAGCGCCGCGGCCCGGCGGCGGCGTGGCGCCAAAAGGCCTTTGCGGCGCTGAACGCGGCGCGCGGCAGCGGCCTCGTGCTGGCCGGGGCCCAGGCCGGGCCGGAGCTGCTGGCGCAGGTCCACCGCCTCAATGCGGCGCTCGGCAATACCGGCCGCACCGTATTCCACACCGCTCCGGTCCCGGTCCTCGAGCCTGAGCCCCTCGCCGCCCTCGCCGAGGCGATGCGCCGGGGCGAGGTGCAGGTCCTGGTGATGCTCGACGTCAACCCGGTCTACGACGCCCCGGGCGATCTCGGCTTCCTCGAGGCGCTGGCCCGCGTGCCGCTCAAGATCCATGCCGGGCTCTACCAGGACGAGACCGCCTTCCACTGCGACTGGAACCTGCCGCTCGCCCACCCGCTCGAAGCCTGGGGCGATGCCCGCTCCCTCGACGGGACCGTCACGCTGATCCAGCCGACGATCCGCCCGCTCTATGACGGCCGCTCGGTGCCGGAGATCCTGTCGATCCTGACCGACGCGGAGGCGAAGGACGGCGCCGCCCTCCTCGATGCCCATTGGCGCCGGCCGGGCGAGGGGGAGGCCGCCTGGACGACCCGGCGCGAGGCCTTCCTTCAGGCGGGCTTCCTCGCGGACACCGCCTTGCCCCCCGAGACCGTCGGCGTGCCCGTCCCGGCCACCGTCGCTCCGTCTCGCCCCGCGCCCTCGCCGGCGGGCCCCGCCCGGCGGGTCGAGGTGCTGTTCCGGCCCGATGCGGGCGTTTGGGACGGGAGCCTCGCCAACCTCGCCTGGCTCCAGGAACTCCCCAAGCCCCTGACCAAGGTGGTCTGGGGCAACGTGATCGCGGTGAGCCCGGTCCTGGCCGAGCGCGAGGAGCTGCGCCAGGGCGACGTCGTCACGCTGGAGGCCGAGGGGCGCCGGATCGAGGGCCCGGTCTGGATCCAGCCGGGCCAGGCTGAGGACACCGTCACGGTCTCCCTCGGCTACGGCCGAAAAATCCCCGAGCAGCTCGCCGACGGCCTCGGCTACGACGCCTATCGCTTGCGGCGCAGCGCCACGCCCTGGCGCCTCACGGAAGCGACGCTCGCCGCCACCGGCCGCAAGGCGCCGCCGGTGACGACCCAGAACCACGGCACGATGGAGGGGCACGACTTCGTGCGCGTGCAGGCGGTCGGCAGCGCCGCGCCGGTCGCCTCCCGCGAGGCCCCGCCCTCGCTCTATCCGCCGGCCCCGACCTCGCCCGGCGGGCGCTACGGACACGAGCGCGCCTGGGGCATGGTGATCGACCTCGATGCCTGCATCGGCTGCAACGCCTGCGTCACCGCCTGCCAGTCCGAGAACAACATCCCGGTCGTCGGCCAGGAGGAGGTGCGCTTAGGCCGCTGGCTGCACTGGCTCCGGATCGACCGTTACTACGAGGGCGGCCTCGACGACCCCAAGACCCACTTCATGCCGGTGCCCTGCATGCATTGCGAGCAGGCGCCCTGCGAGGTCGGCTGCCCGGTGGAGGCGACCGTCCACGACCGCGAGGGGCTGAACCTCATGGTCTACAACCGCTGCGTCGGCACGCGCGCCTGCTCCAGCTACTGCCCCTACAAGGTCCGGCGCTTCAACTACCTCGACTATTCCGGCGACACGGCACCGGTGCAGCAGCAGCAGCGCAACCCGGAGGTCACGGTCCGGGCCCGCGGCGTGATGGAGAAATGCACCTACTGCGTCCAGCGCATCGCCGCAGGGCGGATCGACTCGACGAAGGGCGACCATGCCCCGATCCCCGACGGCGCGGTCGAGACCGCCTGCCAGGGCGCCTGCCCGACCCGGGCCATCACCTTCGGCGATTTGCGCGATTCCGGCAGCCGGGTCGCGGCGGCCGCCGCCGATCCGCGCAATTACGGGCTGCTCTCCGAGCTCAACACCCGGCCGCGCACCACCTACCTCGCCCGGCTGGTCGAGCAGGCCTCGGTGAAGGACTCGTCCAGGGACCCCTCCGCAAGACCCGGAGGCTCCCTGTGA
- a CDS encoding quinol:electron acceptor oxidoreductase subunit ActD: MSGTLIPRAGLLGRKEDFASIGRAVTEAPARTRSRAWWIAFAGACGLLGLFAATLAWLLLNGVGIWHNNNPVVWALDIVAYDWWIGIACGALLTSATLRLTGAAWRSGIDRIAETTAILAAAAAALYPIIHLGRPWVFYWTLPYPNTLALWPQFRSPLVWDAVDIISFLGVCLGLWYVGLLPDLASLRDRAFEAALAQAEEHGRSRRLTLLKAQAYGILALGWRGASTHWERWLTATRTLSGLALVLVVALQTGASVMLAGTVLPGWHDTLLPVTFLAASLLSGVGVTAALAVLVRRALRLEALITERHLALMARLMLGLGLASAYCYATEIFSSLLHGDAFDRAVLVRRLAGAHAWAFWIIVVFALLPVQLFWFSSFRRSGLVVALVGVAAAIGSFGDHFMLLIVTLSHDFLPSSAHPYSMGAWGLATLAGSVGLFLALLLLGLRTLPMVSITETRRFAESHPDGRPSGERAPTLAETAEAPLWGVSAEFDDADRLAAAVRALKARDLGARIETYGPVPMRGAADALGRPAGILPLLAFGAALAGGAAFMAMCLYASGVDYVFDVGGRPRFSWQAFLVPSVSFGTLCGGLTAAVALLFQNRLPRLNHPAFAIPGFTKASEDRFFLALEAAGPRFDPARIEQALARLPEGRPLMVRRVPL; the protein is encoded by the coding sequence GTGAGCGGCACCCTGATTCCCCGCGCCGGCCTGCTCGGCAGGAAGGAGGACTTCGCCTCGATCGGCCGCGCGGTGACCGAGGCGCCGGCCCGCACCCGCTCGCGGGCCTGGTGGATCGCCTTCGCGGGGGCCTGCGGGCTCCTCGGCCTCTTCGCCGCGACGCTCGCCTGGCTGCTCCTCAACGGCGTCGGCATCTGGCACAACAACAACCCGGTCGTCTGGGCGCTCGACATCGTCGCCTACGATTGGTGGATCGGCATCGCCTGCGGGGCGCTCCTCACCTCCGCCACGCTGCGCCTCACCGGCGCTGCCTGGCGCTCCGGCATCGACCGCATCGCCGAGACCACCGCGATCCTGGCCGCGGCGGCCGCCGCCCTCTACCCGATCATCCATCTCGGGCGCCCGTGGGTGTTCTACTGGACCCTGCCCTATCCCAACACCCTGGCTTTGTGGCCGCAATTCCGCTCGCCGCTGGTCTGGGACGCGGTCGACATCATCAGCTTCCTCGGCGTCTGCCTCGGCCTCTGGTATGTCGGGCTGCTGCCCGACCTCGCCTCCTTGCGCGACCGAGCCTTCGAGGCGGCCTTGGCGCAAGCGGAGGAACACGGCCGGAGCCGGCGCCTGACGCTCCTGAAGGCGCAGGCCTACGGCATCCTGGCGCTCGGCTGGCGCGGGGCCTCGACCCATTGGGAGCGCTGGCTCACCGCCACCCGCACCCTCTCAGGCCTCGCCCTCGTCCTCGTCGTCGCGCTCCAGACCGGGGCCTCGGTGATGCTCGCCGGCACCGTCCTGCCGGGCTGGCACGACACGCTCCTGCCGGTGACCTTCCTCGCCGCCTCGCTGCTCTCGGGCGTCGGCGTCACCGCGGCGCTCGCCGTGCTGGTGCGCCGGGCGCTCCGCCTCGAGGCGCTGATCACCGAGCGGCACCTCGCCCTGATGGCCCGCCTGATGCTGGGACTCGGGCTCGCCTCGGCCTATTGCTACGCCACCGAGATTTTTTCCAGCCTCCTGCACGGCGACGCCTTCGACCGGGCGGTGCTGGTGCGCCGCCTCGCCGGCGCGCATGCCTGGGCATTCTGGATCATCGTGGTCTTCGCGCTGTTGCCGGTGCAGCTGTTCTGGTTTTCCTCCTTCCGCCGCTCCGGCCTCGTCGTGGCATTGGTCGGCGTGGCGGCGGCCATCGGCAGCTTCGGCGACCATTTCATGCTGCTGATCGTGACCCTGAGCCACGATTTCCTGCCCTCCTCGGCCCATCCCTACAGCATGGGCGCCTGGGGCCTCGCGACGCTCGCCGGCTCGGTCGGGCTCTTCCTCGCCCTGCTGCTCCTGGGCCTGCGCACCCTGCCGATGGTCTCGATCACCGAGACAAGGCGCTTCGCCGAGAGCCACCCGGACGGGCGGCCGAGCGGCGAGCGGGCGCCGACGCTCGCCGAGACCGCGGAGGCGCCGCTCTGGGGCGTCAGCGCCGAGTTCGACGATGCCGACAGGCTCGCGGCGGCAGTGAGAGCCTTGAAAGCGCGCGACCTCGGCGCCCGGATCGAGACCTACGGCCCGGTGCCGATGCGCGGCGCCGCCGACGCGCTGGGCCGCCCGGCCGGGATCCTGCCCCTCCTCGCCTTCGGGGCGGCGCTCGCCGGCGGGGCCGCCTTCATGGCGATGTGCCTCTACGCCTCCGGCGTCGACTACGTGTTCGACGTCGGCGGGCGGCCCCGCTTCTCCTGGCAGGCCTTCCTGGTGCCGAGCGTGTCCTTCGGCACGCTCTGCGGCGGGCTGACGGCGGCGGTGGCGCTGCTGTTCCAGAACCGCCTGCCGCGGCTCAACCACCCGGCCTTCGCGATTCCCGGCTTCACGAAAGCGAGCGAGGACCGCTTCTTCCTCGCCCTGGAGGCGGCGGGCCCCCGCTTCGACCCGGCCCGGATCGAGCAGGCCCTGGCGCGGCTGCCCGAGGGACGGCCCCTGATGGTCCGGAGGGTGCCGCTGTGA
- a CDS encoding c-type cytochrome produces the protein MKRVILCLPMMLALAACDQANMVSQPKSKTWDSNPFFPKGQTMRLPPPGTVPRKSPDQPVPQPAAATPELLARGRERYDVFCTPCHGGAGRGDGLIVQRGYPRPPAFDEARLRAAPARHLYDVISNGKGTMLPYAAQVPPADRWAIVAYIRALQLSQGATLASLPAEDQDAVAAAARRTTPGDTR, from the coding sequence GTGAAGCGCGTCATCCTCTGCCTGCCGATGATGCTAGCACTTGCGGCCTGCGACCAGGCCAACATGGTGAGCCAGCCCAAATCCAAGACCTGGGACAGCAACCCGTTCTTCCCGAAGGGTCAGACGATGCGGCTGCCGCCCCCCGGCACCGTGCCGCGCAAGAGCCCCGACCAGCCGGTGCCGCAGCCCGCCGCCGCGACCCCGGAGCTGCTGGCGCGGGGCCGGGAGCGCTACGATGTCTTCTGCACCCCCTGCCACGGCGGCGCCGGCCGCGGGGACGGGCTGATCGTGCAGCGCGGCTACCCGCGCCCGCCCGCCTTCGACGAGGCCCGCCTTCGGGCGGCGCCCGCGCGACACCTCTACGACGTGATCAGCAACGGCAAGGGCACCATGCTGCCTTACGCCGCGCAGGTGCCGCCGGCGGACCGCTGGGCCATCGTCGCGTATATCCGCGCGCTCCAGTTGAGCCAGGGCGCGACGCTGGCGAGCCTGCCGGCGGAGGATCAGGACGCGGTCGCGGCTGCGGCCCGCCGCACCACCCCGGGGGACACACGATGA
- the coxB gene encoding cytochrome c oxidase subunit II, with protein MNPTDLALQLWPAAASATAVETDWLILAFTVLTLLLTVPVFVAITWFAIRYRQGEEADRSHGNVRSVLIEISWMLIPFLLTLIFFVWGARLFFISKQVPGDAMVVEAIGRQWMWKFQHPTGQSEINDLHLPIGQPIKIRMISQDVIHNLYLPALRMQMATLPDRYTELWFKADRTGSYRLYCSEYCGTDHSKMDGTLTLMTQADYAAWLQNAGARQGGQAGAGRAVYESYACGTCHDPGAKVRAPSLAGLYGREVKLADGRIVTADETYLRDKILNPNRQKLAADYKQVMPAFRNVIPNDDLDRLVAYLKSSGATAQQEATP; from the coding sequence ATGAACCCCACCGACCTCGCGCTCCAGCTCTGGCCGGCGGCGGCCTCCGCCACCGCGGTCGAGACCGACTGGCTGATCCTCGCCTTCACGGTCCTGACCCTGCTGCTGACGGTGCCGGTCTTCGTCGCCATCACCTGGTTCGCGATCCGCTACCGCCAGGGCGAGGAGGCCGACCGGAGCCACGGCAACGTCCGCAGCGTGCTCATCGAGATCAGCTGGATGCTGATCCCGTTCCTGCTCACCCTCATCTTCTTCGTCTGGGGCGCCCGGCTGTTCTTCATCTCGAAGCAGGTGCCGGGCGACGCCATGGTGGTCGAGGCGATCGGCCGGCAATGGATGTGGAAGTTCCAGCACCCGACCGGGCAATCCGAGATCAACGACCTGCACCTGCCGATCGGCCAGCCGATCAAGATCCGGATGATCAGCCAGGACGTGATCCACAACCTCTATCTTCCAGCCCTGCGGATGCAGATGGCGACCCTGCCCGACCGCTACACCGAGCTATGGTTCAAGGCCGACCGCACCGGCAGCTACCGGCTGTACTGCTCCGAATATTGCGGCACCGACCATTCGAAGATGGACGGCACCCTGACCCTGATGACTCAGGCCGACTATGCCGCCTGGCTGCAGAATGCCGGCGCCCGGCAGGGCGGCCAGGCCGGGGCCGGCCGCGCGGTCTACGAGTCCTATGCGTGCGGCACGTGCCACGATCCGGGCGCCAAGGTGCGGGCGCCCTCGCTCGCCGGCCTCTACGGCCGCGAGGTCAAGCTCGCCGACGGCCGCATCGTGACGGCCGACGAGACCTACCTGCGGGACAAGATCCTGAACCCGAACCGGCAGAAGCTGGCGGCGGATTACAAGCAGGTGATGCCGGCCTTCCGCAACGTGATCCCGAACGACGACCTCGACCGTCTCGTTGCCTACCTCAAGAGCTCGGGCGCGACGGCGCAGCAGGAAGCCACGCCATGA
- a CDS encoding cytochrome c oxidase subunit I, which yields MNSGSMTSGTITDGPALRDPHTPDSRLGHGADYLHAEHTLRSWFFTTDHKRIALLYLASITAFFVIGAVTAGLVRLALVVPDGQVFTNDTYNKLFTIHGVVMVWFFLIPSIPATFGNFLIPLMIGARDLAFPKLNLASWYVFMTGAIFTLVSVVLGGVDTGWTFYTPLSTAFSNTWVVPALIGVTIVGFSSILTGLNFVVTIHTMRAPGMTWFRLPIFVWTHYATSLIFLLATPVITVALILLIAERAFHIGVFDPAYGGDPVLFQHLFWFYSHPAVYIMVLPGMGVISEIVPAFAQKKLFGYKFVAYAAIGLASVTFFVWGHHMFVNGQSDLASVAFSVLSFAVAVPSAVKVYNWTATIHKGSLKLDTPMLYAMGYIGLFVLGGLTGLYLATLAINQHVHATYFVVAHFHYIMVGGTVLAFLGGLHFWWPKITGRMYSEAWGRISAFLIFIGFNVTFFPQFILGYLGMPRRYHVYPPEFQFLNILSSAGSTILAVGYIFPMVYLVYSIWFGKRAPANPWDARGLEWTVASPPPAHNFLTEPQAPKIPYDYPIQARETGRQHS from the coding sequence ATGAACTCCGGCTCGATGACCAGCGGCACCATCACCGACGGGCCGGCCCTGCGCGACCCCCACACCCCGGATTCCCGCCTCGGCCACGGGGCCGACTACCTGCATGCCGAGCACACCCTGCGCTCGTGGTTCTTCACCACCGACCACAAGCGCATCGCGCTCCTGTATCTGGCCAGCATCACCGCCTTCTTCGTCATCGGCGCGGTGACGGCGGGGCTGGTGCGCCTGGCCCTCGTCGTGCCGGACGGTCAGGTCTTCACCAACGACACCTACAACAAGCTGTTCACGATCCACGGGGTCGTGATGGTATGGTTCTTCCTGATCCCGAGCATCCCCGCCACCTTCGGCAACTTCCTGATCCCGCTGATGATCGGGGCGCGGGACCTCGCCTTCCCGAAGCTCAACCTCGCCTCCTGGTACGTGTTCATGACCGGCGCGATCTTCACGCTGGTCAGCGTGGTGCTGGGCGGGGTCGATACCGGCTGGACCTTCTACACGCCGCTCTCCACCGCCTTCTCCAACACCTGGGTGGTGCCGGCGCTCATCGGCGTCACCATCGTGGGCTTCTCGTCGATCCTGACCGGCCTCAACTTCGTGGTGACGATCCATACCATGCGGGCGCCGGGCATGACCTGGTTCCGCCTGCCGATCTTCGTCTGGACCCACTACGCCACCAGCCTGATCTTCCTGCTCGCCACCCCCGTCATCACCGTGGCGCTGATCCTGCTCATCGCCGAGCGCGCCTTCCATATCGGGGTGTTCGATCCGGCCTATGGCGGCGACCCGGTGCTGTTCCAGCACCTGTTCTGGTTCTACTCGCACCCGGCCGTCTACATCATGGTCCTGCCGGGCATGGGGGTGATCTCCGAGATCGTCCCGGCCTTCGCGCAGAAGAAGCTGTTCGGCTACAAGTTCGTCGCCTACGCGGCGATCGGGCTCGCCTCGGTGACCTTCTTCGTCTGGGGCCACCACATGTTCGTCAACGGGCAGAGCGATCTCGCCAGCGTGGCGTTCTCGGTGCTGAGCTTCGCGGTGGCGGTGCCGTCGGCGGTCAAGGTCTACAACTGGACCGCGACGATCCACAAGGGCTCGCTCAAGCTCGACACGCCGATGCTCTACGCCATGGGCTATATCGGGCTGTTCGTGCTCGGCGGCCTCACCGGGCTCTACCTCGCGACGCTCGCCATCAACCAGCACGTCCACGCCACCTACTTCGTCGTGGCGCATTTCCACTACATCATGGTCGGCGGCACGGTGCTGGCCTTCCTCGGCGGCCTGCATTTCTGGTGGCCCAAGATCACCGGGCGGATGTATAGCGAGGCCTGGGGCCGGATCTCCGCCTTCCTGATCTTCATCGGCTTCAACGTCACGTTCTTCCCGCAATTCATCCTCGGCTATCTCGGGATGCCGCGGCGCTACCACGTCTATCCGCCGGAGTTCCAGTTCCTCAACATCCTGTCCTCGGCGGGCTCGACGATCCTGGCGGTCGGCTACATCTTCCCGATGGTCTACCTCGTCTACTCGATCTGGTTCGGGAAGCGGGCGCCGGCGAACCCCTGGGACGCAAGGGGCCTCGAATGGACCGTGGCCTCGCCGCCGCCGGCGCACAACTTCCTCACCGAGCCGCAGGCGCCGAAAATTCCCTACGACTACCCGATCCAGGCCCGCGAGACCGGGAGGCAGCACTCGTGA